One segment of Polyodon spathula isolate WHYD16114869_AA chromosome 20, ASM1765450v1, whole genome shotgun sequence DNA contains the following:
- the LOC121295226 gene encoding calnexin-like, whose translation MYVLSLFVLSCTSVYSQETPGVAYRPPQPAGDAHFTESFHSSTIEESKWVTSKAKKKDDDDNEVKYDGLWVLEEPVEQKLPGDKGLVLKSRARLHAIAAPLDRVFHFHDQSLIVQYEVTFQKGIDCGGAYIKLLSHSNQLDLAQFHDTTPFSIMFGPDKCGEDYKLHFIFRHRNPVTGLYEEKHAKKPDIDLRDYYTDHKPHLYTLYLYPDNNYEILIDQSVVSKGSLLKDMTPPVTPPREIEDPADTKPDEWDDRIHIPDPTVQKPQDWDEDAPPQIPDPAAVRPPGWLVEEQPFIPDPDSEKPNDWEEEMDGEWEAPKIPNPACKDAVGCGKWTPPLVSNPAHKGSWKPPMIVNPNYQGVWKARVIPNPGYFEDPHPFRMDPIGAVGLELWSLTPDLLFDNFLVCSEKSLADHWTVETWGQKQAAYDADAPGVVLKLFAATEKRPWLWGVYVFTVALPVVLIISFCWPDKRFGPPDQDYFYKKTDDPQLDDSVDPEEGSKSSARGTQSMGSKDNNGTKTEDIKRPSKADLEVKDQVQSRRVRF comes from the exons atGTATGTGCTTTCGCTGTTCGTGTTATCGTGCACCTCCGTGTACTCGCAGGAGACTCCTggg GTGGCCTATAGACCCCCACAGCCAGCAGGGGACGCGCATTTCACTGAATCGTTTCACTCCAGCACCATTGAGGAAAG CAAATGGGTGActtccaaagcaaaaaaaaaagatgatgatgACAATGAGGTGAAATATGACG GACTGTGGGTTTTGGAGGAACCAGTGGAACAGAAGCTACCCGGGGATAAAGGACTAGTCCTGAAATCCAGAGCGAGGCTCCATGCCATAGCTGCCCCTCTGGATAGAGTCTTTCACTTCCATGATCAATCACTCATAGTGCA ATATGAGGTTACCTTTCAGAAGGGGATAGACTGCGGAGGGGCCTACATAAAGCTCCTATCCCACAGCAACCAGCTCGATTTG gctcAGTTCCACGACACAACCCCATTCTCCATCATGTTTGGCCCAGACAAGTGCGGAGAGGATTACAAACTGCACTTCATCTTCCGACACAGAAACCCTGTGACAGGACTGTATGAGGAGAAGCACGCTAAGAAACCTGACATTGACCTCAGAGACTATTACACTGACCACAAACCACACCTGTACACTCTCT ATTTATACCCAGACAACAACTATGAAATCCTAATTGACCAATCAGTGGTAAGCAAAGGCAGCCTTCTGAAGGACATGACCCCTCCTGTGACCCCTCCCAGAGAGATTGAGGACCCTGCTGACACCAAGCCCGACGAGTGGGACGATCGAATCCACATCCCAGACCCCACTGTCCAGAAACCCCAGGACTG GGATGAGGACGCGCCCCCTCAGATCCCAGACCCTGCGGCTGTGAGACCCCCCGGCTGGCTGGTGGAGGAGCAGCCGTTCATCCCTGACCCCGATTCAGAGAAGCCGAACGATTG GGAGGAGGAGATGGATGGTGAGTGGGAAGCACCTAAGATCCCTAACCCTGCCTGCAAGGACGCTGTTGGCTGTGGGAAATGGACTCCGCCTCTAGTCTCCAACCCTGCCCACAAGGGCAGCTGGAAGCCGCCAATGATTGTCAATCCGAATTACCAG GGTGTGTGGAAGGCCCGAGTGATTCCAAACCCCGGTTATTTTGAGGACCCCCACCCCTTTCGCATGGACCCTATCGGGGCTGTGGGTCTGGAGCTCTGGTCCCTGACTCCTGACCTCCTGTTTGATAACTTCCTGGTGTGCTCTGAGAAGAGCCTGGCGGATCACTGGACTGTAGAGACCTGGGGGCAGAAGCAGGCAGCGTATGATGCAGATGCG CCGGGTGTTGTGTTGAAGCTCTTTGCAGCCACAGAGAAGCGGCCCTGGCTTTGGGGGGTGTACGTATTCACAGTAGCTCTGCCTGTCGTCTTGATCATCAGCTTTTGCTGGCCAGACAAG AGGTTTGGTCCTCCTGATCAGGACTATTTCTATAAGAAAACAGATGATCCACAGCTGGATGATTCTGTGGATCCGGAGGAGGGCTCCAAGTCTTCAGCCCGGG GCACACAATCAATGGGAAGTAAAGATAATAATGGAACTAAAACAGAGGACATCAAGAGACCATCAAAAGCAGACCTGGAAGTAAAAGACCAG GTTCAGTCTAGAAGAGTAAGGTTCTGA
- the LOC121295788 gene encoding nuclear pore glycoprotein p62-like: MSGFNFGASSGGFNFGTPKTTAGGTPGFSLTGASTTGNTGGGFSFGTPSQAPVQPSGLFSLATPASSGSQTGFSFGAQATSTPAAPVQTTGGGFSFGASAPKVNLAMPNPTQALTTAGLTLGSSMAASTGTGFSLGGALSTQSTAAPSGGGFSFGASGSLGGAMTTQQQQQPQPPQQQLQLQLQQQQPAASGFSLGSNTAAQPSMGFSFGATKVQVTTTAPHTTGGGFSFGNSTAPATSQPAATLSLGAPATGLTLGSLAPASTAAAATGTTTQGAGMLFGAKPQALASAAPTTTLASTALGSSLFASLAPVSSAPSSFTLGSTAASTATSSAAAASAGGGLGFMLKPLGVTTAASTALSAAAPTGAVTGFSLGVKPAGLGTIGTTAPPATTTITATATSTASAPPVMTYAQLENLINKWSLELEDQERHFLQQATQVNAWDRMLIENGEKITSLHREVEKVKLDQRRLDQEMDFILSQQKELEDLLTPLEESVKEQNGTIYMQNADEEREKTYKLAENIDAQLKRMSQDLKEIIEHVNTSSSSSETSDPVSGGFNLLQICKILNAHMDSLQWIDQNSVLLQRRVEEVSKLCESRRKEQEKNFRIAFD, translated from the exons ATGAGTGGATTTAATTTTGGTGCCTCCTCTGGTGGCTTTAACTTTGGTACCCCCAAGACGACAGCAGGTGGCACTCCTGGGTTTTCACTGACTGGGGCCAGCACCACAGGAAATACAGGGGGTGGGTTCTCCTTTGGGACCCCTTCCCAGGCTCCTGTCCAGCCCTCTGGTCTCTTCTCCTTGGCTACTCCGGCAAGCTCTGGTTCTCAAACAGGATTCAGCTTTGGAGCCCAAGCCACTTCAACACCAGCAGCACCTGTCCAGACCACTGGAGGGGGGTTCTCATTTGG TGCCAGCGCTCCAAAGGTAAACCTTGCCATGCCGAATCCCACCCAGGCCTTGACCACTGCTGGTCTGACCCTGGGTAGCAGCATGGCAGCCTCCACAGGGACAGGGTTCTCCCTTGGGGGAGCACTGTCCACCCAGAGCACAGCAGCCCCTTCTGGAGGAGGGTTCAGCTTTGGTGCTAGTGGGAGCCTAGGGGGTGCTATGACCacgcagcagcagcaacagcctcAGCCACCACAGCAACAACTACAGCTACAACTACAACAGCAGCAACCAGCGGCCAGTGGATTCTCCCTTGGTAGTAATACTGCTGCCCAACCTTCTATGGGGTTTTCTTTTGGGGCCACAAAAGTGCAGGTGACCACAACAGCCCCCCATACAACAGGCGGGGGATTCTCATTTGGGAATAGCACTGCCCCTGCAACCAGCCAACCCGCAGCTACACTTTCCCTTGGTGCTCCAGCAACAG ggCTTACTTTGGGATCCTTAGCACCAGCTTCAACTGCAGCAGCGGCCACAGGTACCACAACCCAGGGGGCAGGCATGTTATTTGGAGCCAAACCCCAAG CCCTAGCCTCCGCTGCCCCCACCACCACCCTGGCCAGCACAGCATTAGGGTCCTCTCTCTTCGCTTCACTGGCCCCCGTCTCATCAGCTCCCTCCAGCTTCACAC TTGGGTCAACAGCTGCCTCTACAGCTAcctcttcagcagcagcagcatcagcaggaGGAGGATTGGGGTTCATGCTGAAGCCTCTGGGGGTCACCACAGCAGCCAGCACTGCTCTCTCAG CTGCTGCCCCCACAGGTGCTGTCACCGGGTTCTCCCTTGGAGtgaaacctgcaggattgggcaCTATTGGCACCACAGCTCCCCCCgccaccaccaccatcacagCAACTGCAACCTCAACAGCCAG TGCCCCCCCAGTAATGACATACGCCCAGCTGGAGAACCTGATAAACAAGTGGAGTCTGGAGCTAGAAGACCAGGAGAGGCACTTCCTGCAGCAGGCAACGCAGGTCAATGCCTGGGACCGCATGCTTATCGAGAATGGAGAGAAG ATCACATCTCTGCACAGGGAGGTTGAGAAAGTAAAGCTTGACCAGCGAAG GCTGGACCAGGAGATGGATTTCATCCTGTCTCAGCAGAAAGAGCTGGAAGATCTGCTGACACCCCTGGAAGAGTCTGTGAAGGAGCAGAACGGGACCATCTACATGCAGAATGCAGACGAGGAGCGAGAGAAAAC ATACAAGCTGGCAGAGAACATAGATGCCCAGTTGAAGAGAATGTCCCAGGACCTGAAGGAAATTATCGAGCACGTCAACACATCCAGCAGCTCCTCTGAAACCAGTGACCCGGTATCCGGGGGATTTAAT ctTCTGCAAATCTGCAAGATTCTGAATGCACACATGGATTCACTTCAGTGGATAGACCAAAATTCAg tcTTGCTGCAAAGGCGGGTGGAAGAGGTGTCCAAGCTCTGTGAAAGTCGTCGCAAGGAACAAGAAAAAAACTTTCGTATtgcatttgattaa
- the LOC121295378 gene encoding cyclic nucleotide-gated olfactory channel-like, with protein MVMFVHRKKEVFVFDPAENLYNHWLLIIAIPVLYNWCMLIVRACFDDLQTENYILWLVLDYISDALYIMDTAVRLRTGFLEQGLMVKDLAKLRESYIHTLQFKLDVISILPTDLAYIATGIHTPALRFNRLLRFPRMFEFFNRTETRTNYPNIFRICNLVLYILVIIHWNGCIYFAISKAFGLGSDTWVFPNFTDPTYSKLTQEYIYCLYWSTLTLTTIGDMPAPVRDEQFLFVVFDFLVGVLIFATIVGNVGSMISNMNATRAEFQTKVDSIKHYMQFRKVSRGMQARVIKWFDYLWTNKKTMDEKEVLKSLPDKLRAEIAINVHLDTLKKVRIFQDCEAGLLVELVLKLKPQVYSPGDYICRKGDIGKEMFIIKEGKLAVVADDGITQYALLTAGSCFGEISILNIEGSKMGNRRTANIRSMGYSDLFCLSKDDLMEALIEYPDAKKMLEERGREILVKEGMLDESAGQGGVGEVEEKIERLESSLDNLQTRFARLMTEYNSTQLKLKQRITFLERRVKNLGSGYLSDGMDSTNDTDGTRSEGMQWPSLPTN; from the exons ATGGTAATGTTTGTTCACAGAAAGAAGGAAGTGTTTGTGTTCGACCCTGCTGAGAATCTTTACAACCACTGGCTCTTAATAATCGCCATTCCTGTACTCTATAACTGGTGCATGCTGATAGTTCG GGCCTGTTTTGATGATCTGCAAACTGAAAACTACATTCTTTGGCTGGTTCTGGATTACATTTCGGATGCCCTCTACATTATGGACACTGCTGTTCGGCTCCGCACAG GTTTCCTTGAGCAGGGGCTGATGGTAAAGGACCTGGCCAAACTTAGGGAGAGCTACATCCACACCCTGCAGTTCAAGCTGGATGTGATCTCCATCTTACCGACAGACCTAGCTTACATCGCCACAGGCATCCACACCCCTGCACTTCGCTTCAACCGCCTTCTGCGCTTTCCCAGGATGTTTGAGTTCTTCAACCGGACAGAGACACGCACCAACTATCCCAACATTTTCCGCATCTGCAATCTGGTGCTCTACATCCTGGTTATCATCCACTGGAATGGCTGCATCTACTTTGCTATCTCTAAGGCCTTTGGATTAGGGTCGGACACCTGGGTCTTTCCCAACTTTACAGACCCCACTTACAGCAAATTGACTCAAGAGTACATCTACTGTCTGTACTGGTCTACTCTCACACTCACCACCATTGGAGACATGCCAGCCCCGGTAAGGGATGagcagtttttgtttgttgtttttgattttctggTTGGGGTCTTGATCTTTGCTACTATTGTGGGAAATGTCGGATCCATGATCTCTAACATGAACGCCACAAGAGCGGAATTCCAGACCAAGGTCGACTCTATCAAACACTACATGCAGTTCCGCAAAGTGAGCAGAGGGATGCAGGCCAGGGTCATCAAGTGGTTCGACTACCTCTGGACCAACAAAAAGACTATGGACGAAAAGGAGGTCCTCAAAAGCCTGCCAGACAAGCTGAGGGCTGAAATAGCCATCAACGTCCACTTGGACACCTTAAAAAAGGTTCGTATCTTCCAAGACTGTGAGGCCGGGCTTTTGGTTGAGCTGGTTTTGAAACTGAAGCCTCAGGTTTATAGTCCTGGGGATTACATCTGCCGGAAAGGGGACATTGGAAAAGAGATGTTCATTATTAAGGAGGGGAAACTGGCTGTGGTAGCTGATGATGGGATCACCCAGTATGCCCTCTTGACAGCCGGAAGCTGTTTTGGGGAGATCAGCATCCTTAACATTGAAGGCAGCAAGATGGGCAACAGGAGGACAGCCAATATCCGGAGCATGGGCTACTCTGATCTCTTCTGCCTCTCTAAGGATGATCTGATGGAGGCACTGATTGAGTATCCAGATGCTAAGAAgatgctggaggagaggggccgGGAGATCCTGGTAAAAGAAGGAATGCTGGATGAGTCAGCTGGgcaagggggggtgggggaggtggAGGAGAAGATAGAGAGGCTGGAGTCCTCCTTGGACAACCTGCAAACACGCTTTGCTCGGCTGATGACAGAGTACAACTCCACCCAGCTTAAGCTGAAGCAGAGGATCACCTTCCTTGAGAGGAGGGTCAAGAACCTGGGCAGTGGGTACCTCTCTGATGGGATGGACAGCACCAATGACACTGACGGAACCCGCAGTGAGGGCATGCAGTGGCCCTCCCTCCCAACCAATTAA